The segment CCCGTCGGACCGGCCCAAGCTGCAGTGCCTGGGCGTGCCGACCTTCAACACCGACGCGCGCGTGGTCGACCCGGTCACGCTCAAGGAACTGCCGCCCAACGAGATCGGCGAGATCATCGTCAGCGGCCCGCAGGTGTTCAAGGGCTACTGGGGCAAGGAAGACGCCACCCGCGACGCCTTTATCGAGTTCGAGGGCAAGGCCTTCTTCCGCACCGGCGACCTGGGCCGCATGGACGAAGAGGGCTACTTCTTCATCACCGACCGCCTCAAGCGCATGATCAATGCGTCGGGCTTCAAGGTGTGGCCGGCCGAGGTGGAGAACCTGCTGTACAAGCATCCGGACGTGCAGGAGGCCTGCATCATCGGCACGCGCGACCCGTACCGCGGCGAGACCGTCAAGGCGGTGGTGGTGCTGCGCGCCCATGCCAAAGGCAAGACCACGCCGGAGCAGATCATCGAATGGGCCAAGGAGAACATGGCCGCCTACAAGTACCCGCGCGTGGTGGAGTTCGTTGAGGCGCTGCCGAAGTCGGGCACCGGCAAGGTGATGTGGCGCCATCTGCAGGAATGCGAGAATGCGCGCAACACCGGCGCAGAGGAGAGGCCCGCGGCCTGAGGCAGCCGGGTAGCCATATGAAAAAGGCTGGTCGACCGACCAGCTTTTTTTATTTACGCGGTGCCGGCCCTCAATGCCCCCGCACCCGCATCAGCATCTTCACCATCGTCTTGTAGCCCCGCTCGCGCGCATGGCGCGTGGGGCTCACGCCTTCGCGGTCGGCGAGGTTGGCGTCAGCGCCGGCATCCAGCAGCAGTTGCACCGTTTCCTCGTAGCGGGTGCTGCCATCGCCCAGGATCACCGCTTCCAGCAGCGCGGTCCAGCCGAGGTCGTTGACATGGTCCACGGCAACGCCGGCCTTCAGCAGCAGCTTCACCACCTCGACATGGCCGTGCTGGCTGGCGGCGATCAGCGCGGTGCCGTCATAGCGGTCGGTGCTGGCCAGGTCGGCGCCGTGCGCCAGCGCCAGGCGCACCATGTCGGCCTGGCCGGTGGCGGCTGCCAGCAGGAAGGGGCTGTTGGCCTCGGTGTCCTTCAGGTTCACATCGGCGCCGGCCAGCAGCAGCGTGCGCGCGACTTCGGTGTGCCGGTTCTGCACCGCCGCCAGCAGGGCGCTGCGCCCGCGCTCGTCGGCCGCGCGCGCCGAGGCGCCGGCGGC is part of the Cupriavidus necator genome and harbors:
- a CDS encoding ankyrin repeat domain-containing protein, translated to MTRPAALTRRQALNELLGLMGLLMGGGLLAAQGGQTLAARPAGGAASQPAARAPRSAAMQPPPRRDAIGTLDRNLITAASAGDQDLVARLLAAGASARAADERGRSALLAAVQNRHTEVARTLLLAGADVNLKDTEANSPFLLAAATGQADMVRLALAHGADLASTDRYDGTALIAASQHGHVEVVKLLLKAGVAVDHVNDLGWTALLEAVILGDGSTRYEETVQLLLDAGADANLADREGVSPTRHARERGYKTMVKMLMRVRGH